A genomic segment from Arcobacter acticola encodes:
- a CDS encoding FAD-dependent oxidoreductase, producing MIDVLIIGSGIAGLTAALNAKKNGSNVLVVSKTYPTHSQSVQAQGGINAVLYEDDDSVDIHTQDTYNASFKLANKDTIKFMCENAKETIYWLDSIGVPFNRDKDNRIAQRKFGGTQKIRTCYSSDYTGLKILHTLYDQCIKEGIDFKNEHLALNLIIEDKICKGITALDIQIGEIKEFLSKTTIIASGGYAGIYYNHSTNSYSNTADGINIAYKAGCELSNMEFVQFHPTTLENSNILISESARGEGGHLVDINEKRFIDELKPRDEVSRAIYEKIKIGEKVFLDLRHLGLDKIKELMPQERNLAYEFSNIKIEEEILPITPAAHYSMGGIKTDKDTKTNISNLYACGECAQAYIHGANRLGGNSLLEIVTFGKVAGLNASIQSNKVNEFDISNSLQYKEDLIDKENVYSLPNIENFYKYKEILGDTLFENLGLFRNEDKMNLLLNELYEIKNKLPKMGITDKSIEYNKNLVEFIEFRNILDIAIITTLCAIKRKESRGGHYRTDYPNTDASYEKCSKVYKINKNSNIEFEDIK from the coding sequence ATGATTGATGTATTAATTATAGGCTCAGGAATAGCTGGACTAACAGCTGCATTAAATGCAAAAAAAAATGGTTCAAATGTTTTAGTGGTTTCAAAAACTTATCCAACACATTCTCAAAGTGTACAAGCACAAGGTGGAATAAACGCTGTTTTATATGAAGATGATGATAGTGTTGATATACACACACAAGATACCTATAATGCGTCTTTTAAACTCGCAAATAAAGATACTATAAAATTTATGTGTGAAAATGCTAAAGAAACAATATATTGGCTAGATTCCATTGGAGTTCCATTCAATAGGGATAAAGATAATAGAATTGCTCAAAGAAAATTTGGTGGAACACAAAAAATCAGAACATGTTACTCAAGTGATTATACTGGATTAAAGATACTTCATACACTTTATGATCAATGTATAAAAGAGGGCATAGACTTTAAAAACGAACATCTAGCTTTAAATCTTATTATTGAAGATAAAATATGTAAAGGAATAACAGCCCTTGATATACAAATAGGAGAGATAAAAGAATTCCTATCAAAAACTACAATTATTGCAAGTGGTGGATATGCTGGTATTTACTACAATCACTCAACAAATTCATATTCAAATACTGCTGATGGAATTAATATAGCATATAAAGCAGGGTGTGAATTATCTAATATGGAGTTTGTACAATTTCATCCAACAACACTTGAGAATTCAAATATATTAATAAGTGAAAGTGCTAGAGGTGAGGGTGGACATCTTGTTGATATAAATGAAAAAAGATTTATTGATGAATTAAAACCTAGAGATGAAGTTTCAAGAGCTATATATGAAAAAATTAAAATAGGAGAAAAAGTATTCCTTGATTTAAGGCATTTAGGACTAGATAAAATAAAAGAGTTAATGCCACAAGAAAGAAATTTAGCCTATGAATTTTCAAATATAAAGATAGAAGAAGAAATTCTTCCTATTACTCCTGCTGCTCACTATTCTATGGGTGGAATAAAAACAGATAAAGATACAAAAACAAATATATCAAATCTTTATGCTTGTGGTGAGTGTGCTCAAGCTTATATACATGGTGCAAATAGGCTTGGTGGAAACTCTTTATTAGAAATTGTTACATTCGGTAAAGTAGCTGGATTAAATGCTTCAATTCAATCAAATAAAGTAAATGAATTTGATATATCAAATTCATTACAATATAAAGAAGATTTAATAGATAAAGAAAATGTATACTCTCTTCCAAATATCGAAAACTTTTATAAGTATAAAGAAATTCTAGGAGATACTTTATTTGAGAATTTAGGATTATTTAGAAATGAAGATAAAATGAATTTATTACTAAATGAACTATATGAAATAAAAAATAAATTGCCTAAAATGGGAATTACAGATAAATCAATTGAATATAACAAAAATCTTGTTGAGTTTATAGAATTTAGAAATATTTTAGATATAGCAATTATTACAACTCTTTGTGCAATTAAGCGAAAAGAAAGTAGAGGAGGACATTATAGAACTGATTATCCAAATACAGATGCTAGCTATGAAAAATGTTCAAAAGTTTATAAAATTAATAAAAATTCTAACATAGAATTTGAGGATATCAAATGA
- a CDS encoding inorganic phosphate transporter yields the protein MDIKTINRIDKARDKTLPGFAKLSLALLFIVVVFLWSYASHGNLPNNTFLIIGAVFGAYMAMNIGANDVANNVGPAVGSKALTLTGAIIIAAIFESLGAFIAGGDVVKTIKDGIINPALISDPQIFIWAMSAALLSAALWLNFATSIGAPVSTTHSIVGGVMGAGIAAAGFSIVDWDKVGQIVASWVISPLMGGIIAAAFLYFIKTQIVFKEDKVEAAKKFVPLLIALMSWVFSAYIILKGIKQIIKVDFITAIILGLIIGVVVYFIVKPLIIKAAEKLENNRISVNTLFNIPLVFAAALLSFAHGANDVANAIGPLAAINDAIVNVEVASNVSIPFWVMAVGAFGIVVGLMLYGPKLIKTVGSEITELDQMRAYSIAMAASFTVIVASQLGLPVSSTHIAVGGVFGVGFLREFLDANEKRFLQETRKKFKKHKKELEVMNEELAKLELIVDKSKSNYIRIVELIKNIDDREDLVKQDRKDVKDAKRTKYVKRDAVKKIIAAWIITVPAASILAAAIFFMIKGIMASW from the coding sequence TTGGATATTAAAACAATCAATCGAATCGATAAGGCTAGGGATAAGACATTACCTGGTTTCGCAAAACTTTCATTAGCACTACTTTTTATAGTAGTTGTTTTTCTTTGGTCATATGCTTCTCATGGCAATCTTCCAAATAATACATTTTTAATTATTGGTGCAGTATTTGGAGCTTATATGGCTATGAATATTGGTGCAAATGATGTTGCAAATAATGTTGGGCCTGCTGTTGGGTCTAAAGCTTTAACGTTAACAGGTGCTATTATAATAGCAGCAATTTTCGAGTCTTTAGGTGCATTCATTGCAGGTGGTGATGTTGTTAAAACTATTAAAGATGGAATTATTAATCCTGCTTTAATTTCTGATCCTCAGATTTTTATATGGGCAATGTCAGCTGCCTTATTATCAGCAGCTCTTTGGTTAAATTTTGCCACTTCAATTGGTGCTCCAGTTTCAACAACTCACTCAATTGTAGGTGGAGTTATGGGTGCTGGTATTGCAGCTGCTGGGTTTTCCATAGTTGATTGGGATAAAGTTGGTCAAATTGTCGCTTCATGGGTTATTTCACCATTAATGGGTGGTATTATTGCTGCTGCATTTTTATATTTTATTAAAACTCAAATTGTTTTTAAAGAAGATAAAGTAGAAGCTGCTAAAAAATTTGTTCCTTTATTAATTGCTTTAATGTCTTGGGTTTTTAGTGCTTATATTATTTTAAAAGGTATTAAACAAATAATAAAAGTTGATTTTATAACTGCTATTATTTTAGGTTTAATTATTGGAGTTGTTGTATATTTTATCGTTAAACCTTTAATTATCAAAGCAGCAGAGAAATTAGAAAATAATAGAATATCTGTTAATACTTTATTTAATATTCCTTTAGTTTTTGCTGCAGCTTTATTATCATTTGCCCATGGTGCAAATGACGTTGCTAATGCAATTGGACCATTAGCAGCAATAAATGATGCTATAGTAAATGTTGAAGTTGCATCAAATGTTAGTATTCCATTTTGGGTTATGGCTGTTGGTGCTTTTGGTATTGTTGTTGGATTAATGCTTTATGGTCCAAAATTAATCAAAACAGTAGGTTCAGAAATTACAGAACTTGATCAAATGAGAGCTTATTCTATTGCAATGGCTGCTTCATTTACCGTTATTGTCGCAAGCCAGTTAGGTCTTCCTGTTTCTTCTACTCATATTGCTGTTGGTGGGGTATTTGGAGTTGGATTTTTAAGAGAATTTTTAGATGCGAATGAAAAAAGATTTTTACAAGAAACACGAAAAAAATTCAAAAAACATAAAAAAGAACTTGAAGTAATGAATGAAGAATTAGCTAAACTTGAACTTATTGTTGATAAATCAAAAAGTAATTATATTAGAATTGTTGAGCTTATTAAAAATATTGATGATAGAGAAGATTTAGTTAAACAAGATAGAAAAGATGTAAAAGATGCAAAAAGAACTAAGTATGTAAAAAGAGATGCAGTTAAAAAAATTATTGCAGCTTGGATTATTACAGTTCCTGCAGCTTCAATATTAGCAGCTGCAATCTTTTTTATGATAAAAGGTATTATGGCTTCTTGGTAA
- a CDS encoding DEAD/DEAH box helicase, which translates to MTFNEFNLKELLQKAIDEAGFKEPSPIQEQAIPFVLDGRDIVGQAHTGTGKTAAFGLPILNKMKGNSGVEAVVIVPTRELAMQVSDELYRFGRFLGINTATVYGGQAYARQIKLIENAGIIVATPGRFLDLLRGGKIDIKPEYVILDEADEMLDMGFLDDIKEIFTFLPEERQTLLFSATMPVAIKNLAKTILKDPEFITLTKKDVTNSKITQTFYVVDERERDDALIRLYDYKNPTKSIIFCRTKKEVDRLSTFMVSQGFMAKGLHGDMEQRQREEAIRAFKTSKLEILIATDVAARGLDVNDVSHVFNYHLPFDSESYVHRIGRTGRAGKEGVAVSIVTPHEFRMLQKIEKNIGTKLEGKAIPNIDSVKLKKVAELKNQISEQEIQDYALALVEELKEEFDISTIAFKLASMISASTFVQGNNNIGKSESDIKRLVENASRYEGEGRGDRNSRGGRGGRYGSSRGGDSRGGNRGGRPSGDRNSRGGDRDRAPRGDRPSGDRAPRGDRPSGDRAPRGDRPSGDRAPRGDRPSGDRGSRPSGDRSRKRD; encoded by the coding sequence ATGACTTTTAACGAATTCAATTTAAAAGAATTATTGCAAAAAGCAATAGATGAAGCAGGTTTTAAAGAACCAAGTCCAATACAAGAACAAGCAATTCCATTTGTATTAGATGGAAGAGATATTGTTGGTCAAGCACATACAGGAACTGGTAAAACAGCTGCTTTTGGTCTTCCAATTTTAAATAAAATGAAGGGTAATAGTGGTGTTGAAGCTGTTGTTATTGTTCCTACAAGAGAACTTGCAATGCAAGTTTCAGATGAATTATACAGATTTGGTAGATTTTTAGGAATTAACACTGCAACTGTATATGGTGGACAAGCTTATGCTAGACAAATCAAATTAATAGAAAATGCAGGTATTATTGTTGCTACTCCAGGAAGATTTTTAGATCTTTTAAGAGGTGGTAAAATTGATATTAAACCTGAGTACGTAATTCTTGATGAAGCAGATGAAATGCTTGATATGGGATTCTTAGATGATATTAAAGAGATTTTTACTTTCTTACCAGAAGAAAGACAAACTTTATTATTCTCTGCAACTATGCCAGTTGCTATCAAAAATCTTGCAAAAACTATTTTAAAAGATCCAGAATTTATTACTTTAACTAAAAAAGATGTAACTAATTCAAAAATTACTCAAACTTTTTATGTTGTTGATGAAAGAGAAAGAGATGATGCTTTAATTAGATTGTATGATTATAAAAATCCTACTAAATCTATTATTTTCTGTCGCACAAAAAAAGAAGTTGATAGATTATCAACTTTTATGGTATCTCAAGGATTCATGGCTAAAGGTCTTCATGGAGATATGGAGCAAAGACAAAGAGAAGAAGCAATTAGAGCATTTAAAACTTCTAAATTAGAGATTTTAATTGCAACTGATGTTGCTGCAAGAGGATTAGATGTAAATGATGTTTCTCACGTATTTAATTATCATTTACCATTTGATTCTGAGTCTTATGTTCATAGAATTGGAAGAACAGGACGTGCTGGAAAAGAAGGTGTTGCTGTTTCTATTGTAACTCCACATGAATTCAGAATGTTACAAAAAATTGAAAAAAATATTGGTACAAAATTAGAAGGGAAAGCTATTCCTAATATTGATTCAGTTAAATTAAAAAAAGTTGCTGAATTAAAAAATCAAATTAGTGAGCAAGAAATTCAAGATTATGCTTTGGCATTAGTTGAAGAATTAAAAGAAGAATTTGATATCTCTACAATTGCATTTAAATTAGCTTCAATGATTTCTGCATCTACATTTGTTCAAGGTAATAATAATATCGGTAAATCTGAATCTGATATTAAAAGACTTGTTGAAAATGCAAGTAGATATGAAGGTGAAGGTAGAGGAGATAGAAACTCTAGAGGTGGCCGAGGTGGAAGATATGGTTCTTCTAGAGGTGGCGATTCAAGAGGCGGAAATAGAGGGGGAAGACCATCTGGAGATAGAAACTCAAGAGGTGGCGATAGAGATAGAGCACCAAGAGGTGATAGACCATCAGGTGATAGAGCTCCAAGAGGAGACAGACCATCTGGAGATAGAGCACCAAGAGGTGACAGACCAAGTGGTGATAGAGCTCCAAGAGGCGATAGACCTTCTGGGGACAGAGGTTCTAGACCAAGTGGTGATAGAAGTAGAAAAAGAGATTAA
- the bluB gene encoding 5,6-dimethylbenzimidazole synthase produces MKFNKKDLKTLTNIIASRRDVRGNNFINKKISSKKLNIILQSALNAPSVGFSQPWKFIIVDKDKQDLVYTHFMKSFEKSKKKFIDRPLYSSLKLEGIKESDINIAVYYKKSSSNTLGQTYMKRTGEYSVVCAILNMWLTARALNIGMGWVSILKPKKINKIFNMNKNQYKFIAYLCLGYTKEFYDEPELKKLKWNKKLKLDECLIS; encoded by the coding sequence ATGAAGTTTAATAAAAAAGATTTAAAAACGCTTACAAATATTATTGCCTCAAGACGGGACGTTAGAGGCAATAACTTTATAAATAAAAAGATATCAAGTAAAAAACTTAACATTATTTTACAATCAGCTTTAAATGCCCCTTCTGTAGGATTTTCACAACCTTGGAAATTTATTATTGTTGATAAAGATAAACAAGATTTAGTTTACACTCATTTTATGAAATCATTTGAAAAAAGTAAAAAGAAATTTATTGATAGACCTTTATATAGTTCATTGAAACTTGAAGGTATCAAAGAATCTGATATTAATATTGCCGTTTACTATAAAAAATCATCTTCTAATACTCTAGGTCAAACCTATATGAAAAGAACAGGAGAGTATTCTGTTGTTTGCGCAATTCTAAATATGTGGCTTACTGCTCGTGCTTTAAATATTGGAATGGGATGGGTTTCTATTTTAAAACCTAAAAAGATAAATAAAATATTTAATATGAATAAAAATCAATACAAGTTTATTGCTTATTTATGTCTTGGATATACAAAAGAATTTTATGATGAACCAGAACTAAAAAAATTAAAATGGAATAAAAAACTCAAACTTGATGAATGCCTAATTAGTTAA
- a CDS encoding TRAP transporter substrate-binding protein, with the protein MKKSIRKFSFFVVCIGLLSSLNADDKVYKFTMATTWTETATPLIDSAKNMADMAFKMSNGRIEIKVDSANKHKAPLAVLDMVKGGQYDMGHTASYYWKGKDINTLPFTSMPFGLTSPEQYAWFYHGGGMELMKKVYDKHGVLSFPGGSTGVQMGGWFKKEINTLDDLKGLKMRIPGFAGEIMAKLDVQVSNIPSGELFTSLEMGTIDALEWVGPSMDISMGFHKIAPYYYTGWHEPASEMQFIINTKKFDKLPADLKEIMVNAIRLSAYDMYIQNYDMNAVAWQQMKTEYPNIQVKTFAKPIMDAMKKANQELRTEMGATSPLLKEILDSQDVYMKKVREWTKMSDYLYLKDNL; encoded by the coding sequence ATGAAAAAATCAATTAGAAAATTTTCTTTCTTTGTTGTTTGCATAGGACTATTGTCTTCTTTAAATGCAGATGATAAAGTTTATAAATTTACTATGGCTACAACATGGACTGAAACAGCTACGCCACTTATAGATTCAGCTAAAAATATGGCTGATATGGCTTTCAAAATGTCAAATGGTAGAATTGAAATTAAAGTAGATTCTGCAAATAAACATAAAGCACCTTTAGCTGTGCTTGATATGGTTAAAGGTGGGCAATATGATATGGGCCACACAGCTTCATATTATTGGAAAGGTAAAGATATAAATACTTTACCATTTACTTCTATGCCTTTTGGTTTAACTTCTCCAGAACAATATGCATGGTTTTATCATGGTGGTGGTATGGAACTTATGAAAAAAGTTTATGATAAACATGGTGTTTTATCATTCCCAGGTGGAAGTACAGGTGTTCAAATGGGAGGATGGTTTAAAAAAGAAATCAATACTCTTGATGATCTAAAAGGTCTAAAAATGAGAATTCCAGGTTTTGCAGGTGAAATCATGGCTAAACTTGATGTTCAAGTTAGTAATATTCCTTCTGGTGAATTATTTACTTCTTTAGAAATGGGAACTATTGATGCTTTAGAATGGGTTGGACCTTCAATGGACATTAGTATGGGATTTCATAAAATTGCACCATATTATTATACAGGTTGGCATGAACCAGCATCTGAAATGCAATTTATCATAAATACTAAGAAGTTTGATAAACTTCCTGCTGATTTAAAAGAGATTATGGTTAATGCAATTAGATTAAGTGCTTATGACATGTATATTCAAAATTATGATATGAACGCAGTTGCATGGCAACAAATGAAAACTGAATATCCAAATATTCAGGTTAAAACATTCGCAAAACCAATCATGGATGCAATGAAAAAAGCTAATCAAGAATTAAGAACTGAAATGGGAGCTACTAGCCCTTTATTAAAAGAAATCTTAGATTCACAAGATGTATATATGAAAAAAGTTAGAGAGTGGACTAAAATGTCTGACTACTTATACTTAAAAGATAATTTATAA
- a CDS encoding succinate dehydrogenase/fumarate reductase iron-sulfur subunit, producing the protein MKINIKRFSKDKSFENKVYQYDIKEDNLLKALYEIKINIDSTLTFRCGCKSGVCGSCAIKVNGVEKLACKTKIKDSDLIEPINNSTIIKDLVADVSHETFLIKKTKSFIEENQVVNISQKDIKIIDLQSNCILCNACYSSCPVYEVNKEFLGPFALTRALRYINEKKNASGANIVSNIQANGIWDCTLCSACTLVCPQGIDPKADIMQLQNISVQNGYDNPNMQTFAYGTNFDDDFGGFNPNGF; encoded by the coding sequence ATGAAGATTAATATAAAAAGATTTTCTAAAGATAAATCATTTGAAAATAAAGTGTATCAATATGATATAAAGGAAGATAATTTATTAAAAGCTTTATATGAAATTAAAATTAATATTGATTCAACTTTGACATTTAGATGTGGATGTAAAAGTGGAGTTTGTGGTTCATGTGCCATTAAAGTTAATGGAGTAGAGAAACTTGCGTGTAAAACAAAAATAAAAGATTCAGATCTAATTGAGCCTATAAATAACAGCACCATTATAAAAGATTTAGTTGCAGATGTTTCACATGAAACATTTTTGATAAAGAAAACAAAAAGCTTTATTGAAGAGAATCAAGTGGTTAATATAAGTCAGAAAGACATTAAAATTATAGATTTACAAAGTAATTGCATACTATGCAACGCATGTTATAGTTCATGCCCTGTTTATGAAGTAAATAAAGAGTTTCTAGGGCCTTTTGCACTAACAAGAGCGCTTAGATATATAAATGAAAAGAAAAACGCTTCTGGAGCAAATATAGTAAGTAATATTCAAGCTAATGGAATTTGGGATTGTACTTTATGTAGTGCTTGTACTTTAGTTTGTCCACAAGGAATAGATCCAAAAGCAGATATTATGCAATTACAAAATATTTCAGTACAAAATGGATATGATAATCCAAATATGCAAACTTTTGCTTATGGAACAAATTTTGATGATGATTTTGGGGGATTTAATCCAAATGGATTTTAA
- the asnB gene encoding asparagine synthase (glutamine-hydrolyzing): MCGIIGTNFISDKFDKSLELLNNRGPDFQKSIILDNKQFGHTRLAIIDLNEEANQPMIFDDILLVFNGEIYNYKELIHVEQLQCKTQSDSEVLIRLYQKYEFDFLNKLNGMFSFCLYDMKKDRYFCARDRYGKKPFFYYFKDNKFIFSSSIKSILNLLDYKPNLNKVAVSKYMQYFVSYGEDTFYQNIFKLESSSYMIYEPLKAQELLKKKYYKINTYKAIKDEKQALNDIEEFLFKSVELRLNSDVEVASLLSGGIDSSLISALYTKISGKKINTFSIGYDEHKNYCELSYAQITAKHIGSNHNPIEINQKEYINHFEETLEFLEEPHGDSAAIPLNILTKQIHKAGIKTVLSGEGSDEIFLGYDNYAKFLKYYEFEKSLSSEQNLFLNDIIGALQNNTKESEYLRRIVKKQNLYNSFGEIYTDIQRKRLFKKVPTFKSETAKQDPVDWMSYIDLKIWLGEALLSKVDRISMGNSLEVRTPFLDFNLVNYMFSVESKIKVGDTNKYLLKKIASKYIPNEIINRTKKGFNSPFNEWLNKEYKSSILDVILDVNNNTNLFNDEYILHIYELSKSNKFKQHLYSLFIFSLWYKKEYLS; this comes from the coding sequence ATGTGTGGAATTATAGGTACAAATTTTATTTCAGATAAATTTGATAAATCATTAGAATTATTAAATAATAGAGGTCCAGATTTTCAAAAATCTATTATTCTTGATAATAAACAATTTGGGCATACTAGGCTTGCAATTATTGATTTAAATGAAGAAGCAAATCAGCCTATGATATTTGATGATATTTTACTTGTTTTCAATGGTGAAATTTACAATTATAAAGAATTGATTCACGTGGAACAATTGCAATGTAAAACTCAAAGTGATAGTGAAGTACTAATTAGACTTTATCAAAAATATGAATTTGATTTTTTAAATAAACTAAATGGAATGTTTTCTTTTTGTCTTTATGATATGAAAAAAGATAGATATTTTTGTGCAAGGGATAGATATGGGAAAAAACCTTTTTTCTATTATTTTAAAGATAATAAGTTTATATTCTCTTCATCAATTAAATCAATATTAAACCTACTTGATTATAAACCAAATCTAAATAAAGTTGCAGTTTCAAAATATATGCAATATTTTGTTTCATATGGAGAAGATACATTCTATCAAAATATATTTAAACTAGAATCATCTTCATATATGATTTATGAGCCTTTAAAGGCCCAAGAGCTTCTAAAAAAGAAATATTATAAGATTAACACATATAAAGCTATAAAGGATGAAAAACAGGCTTTAAATGATATAGAAGAGTTTTTATTTAAAAGTGTTGAATTAAGGCTTAATAGTGATGTAGAAGTTGCATCATTATTAAGTGGTGGAATTGATAGTTCGTTGATTTCTGCTTTATATACAAAAATTTCAGGCAAAAAGATAAATACTTTCAGTATTGGTTATGATGAACATAAAAACTATTGTGAGTTATCTTATGCACAAATTACTGCAAAGCATATAGGTTCAAATCATAATCCTATTGAAATAAATCAAAAAGAGTATATTAATCATTTTGAAGAAACTTTAGAATTTTTGGAAGAACCACATGGAGATAGTGCTGCAATTCCTTTAAATATTTTAACTAAACAAATTCATAAAGCAGGAATCAAAACTGTATTGTCAGGTGAAGGCAGTGATGAAATTTTTTTAGGGTATGATAACTATGCTAAATTTTTAAAATATTATGAATTCGAAAAAAGTTTATCATCTGAGCAAAATCTTTTTTTAAATGATATTATTGGAGCACTTCAAAACAATACAAAAGAAAGCGAATACTTAAGAAGAATAGTAAAAAAACAAAATCTTTATAATTCTTTTGGTGAAATATATACAGATATTCAAAGAAAAAGATTATTTAAAAAAGTTCCAACTTTTAAAAGTGAAACAGCAAAACAAGACCCTGTTGATTGGATGAGTTATATTGATTTAAAAATTTGGTTAGGAGAAGCTTTATTATCAAAAGTTGATAGAATTTCTATGGGTAATTCTTTAGAGGTTAGAACTCCATTCTTGGATTTTAATTTAGTAAACTATATGTTTAGTGTTGAATCAAAGATAAAAGTTGGAGATACAAATAAATATCTATTAAAGAAAATTGCTTCAAAATATATTCCAAATGAGATTATAAATAGAACAAAAAAAGGCTTTAATTCACCCTTTAATGAATGGCTAAATAAAGAATACAAAAGTTCTATTCTTGATGTTATACTTGACGTAAATAATAATACTAATTTGTTTAATGATGAATATATTTTGCATATCTATGAGTTATCTAAATCAAATAAATTTAAACAGCATTTGTATTCTCTTTTTATATTCTCTTTATGGTATAAAAAAGAGTATCTTTCTTAA
- a CDS encoding AEC family transporter, giving the protein MDAVFAVLPVYFFILLGFSAKKIFTNQLDEKTLVLISLYFFQPILIFWGLTKTPINYELIASPFAYLSIVLICLVFLLLINKKIFKERSDQSVYLASSLVGNTGNLGIPLGIAIFGIESVPYTSIINIANILFIYIFSVYFFAREQFLLKEAIYSILKIPAIWFALFALFVNYQGITINKHIYTALEMGAYTSMVIQLLIFGMYLFNVKIKTIPWHISIQISVVKHIFLPLVGLVFVLYFTNLNSYVASILIMELMVPLAVNNVNLAALYNCKPFNVAASVLVSTALFAILLYFNIEVIKYFIK; this is encoded by the coding sequence TTGGATGCTGTATTTGCTGTTTTACCTGTTTATTTTTTTATTTTACTTGGATTTTCTGCAAAAAAAATCTTTACGAACCAACTTGATGAAAAAACTCTAGTTTTAATTTCTTTATATTTTTTCCAACCAATTTTGATATTTTGGGGACTAACAAAAACACCTATCAATTATGAATTAATCGCTTCACCTTTTGCTTATTTATCTATTGTACTTATTTGTTTAGTATTTTTATTGTTGATTAATAAAAAAATATTTAAAGAAAGAAGTGATCAATCAGTTTATCTGGCATCTTCTCTTGTTGGAAATACAGGCAATCTTGGTATTCCTCTTGGAATTGCCATATTTGGTATTGAATCTGTTCCCTATACAAGTATTATAAATATTGCGAATATCTTATTTATTTATATATTTTCAGTTTATTTTTTTGCAAGAGAACAGTTCTTATTAAAAGAAGCCATATATTCAATTTTAAAAATTCCTGCTATTTGGTTTGCCTTATTTGCACTTTTTGTTAATTATCAAGGTATTACAATTAATAAGCATATTTATACTGCACTTGAAATGGGTGCATATACTTCAATGGTTATTCAATTGCTAATTTTTGGTATGTATTTATTTAATGTTAAAATCAAAACTATTCCTTGGCATATATCTATACAAATTTCTGTAGTTAAGCATATATTTTTGCCTCTTGTTGGTTTAGTTTTTGTTTTATATTTTACAAATCTAAACTCTTATGTGGCTTCTATTTTAATTATGGAGTTAATGGTACCCTTAGCGGTTAATAATGTAAATCTTGCAGCTTTATATAATTGTAAACCATTTAATGTTGCAGCTTCTGTTTTAGTTTCAACAGCATTATTTGCAATACTTCTTTATTTTAATATTGAAGTCATTAAGTATTTTATTAAGTAG